One Candidatus Thorarchaeota archaeon genomic window carries:
- a CDS encoding ATP-grasp domain-containing protein, whose translation MLICTSGLHSGINPSPGVGTARSIKEAFPHAHIIGVDYSTRCSGLHSPDLDEVWLQEAWQVIDLDQYADQIRLLLDEGRLWISGLDLETYWLAESIGSHPNLLVPPIEALKRASKPVYEIGHEYDLAIPPFIRLTEPEWDIHKFCRRNDWHCWVKGPNYEAQMVRDWSGFHKARRKLSATWSTVDDLFLQAHIAGLEECIAFSAYHGELLGSAHMIKRDVTKENKTWAAKVSPVPEDLSELIANIIHDLKWTGGGEFEFVRDSQGTLWLLEINPRFPAWIYGATLAGINLPGRLVQAATGEEMLPQRRASSEFVRIVVEVPVREGYNLPPLQRMSIDDRDSGLKHPSGMPLLSKRLRGTTRKIPRVHTPHDTIVPSAIRNAVQSITSESLKTPTPFLLESILHERTVLLKEALARASNDQVTVTAAYSVKTDPDSKIMHMMKDHGLLAEAISQLEVRRALSSGFSPSEIVLNGPGMWWPENETSSPLHAIMSDTLNDLEQLVEGSRQRKIAEVIGIRIHPPDVESRFGIPIYDYSQFDRLVQIVKRCPSDQAFGVHLHLASSRLGVKRWKHLVEAMLHWAVALEHLTGVPIKFVDLGGGWFPDDFDEVFLPDLPSLVDTITRLLPYVTEIELEPGKALVQPATCMVSRVINLQESEAGTNIIVDASIADLPQALYFPHRLLFRSKATRQWLAPRNGDWRVTGRLCMETDVLAEDIDFAVHPQIGDLIVFLDSGAYDRSMSYDFGKG comes from the coding sequence ATGTTGATTTGCACCAGCGGTTTACACTCAGGTATCAATCCCTCCCCCGGAGTTGGTACTGCCAGATCGATAAAAGAGGCATTCCCCCACGCGCATATCATAGGTGTCGATTATAGCACTCGCTGTTCTGGTTTGCACTCGCCCGATCTGGATGAGGTCTGGTTGCAAGAGGCGTGGCAAGTTATTGATCTTGACCAGTATGCGGATCAGATACGATTGTTGTTAGATGAAGGCCGGCTCTGGATCTCAGGTCTGGACCTTGAGACCTACTGGCTTGCTGAGAGTATCGGTTCGCATCCCAACTTACTTGTTCCCCCCATTGAGGCGTTAAAACGGGCGAGCAAACCCGTCTATGAGATCGGTCACGAGTATGATCTTGCGATTCCGCCATTTATCCGCCTGACGGAACCGGAGTGGGATATCCACAAGTTTTGTCGGCGCAATGATTGGCACTGCTGGGTCAAAGGACCAAACTATGAGGCTCAGATGGTTCGGGACTGGTCCGGATTTCATAAGGCACGACGCAAACTCTCAGCGACATGGTCTACCGTTGACGATCTCTTTCTGCAAGCTCACATCGCGGGGCTGGAAGAATGTATTGCATTTTCAGCCTATCACGGTGAACTACTGGGTTCCGCACACATGATCAAGCGTGATGTCACTAAGGAGAACAAGACTTGGGCGGCGAAGGTCTCACCAGTTCCAGAGGACCTCTCCGAATTGATTGCGAACATTATTCACGACCTTAAGTGGACAGGTGGTGGCGAATTCGAATTTGTCCGCGACTCTCAGGGGACGCTCTGGTTATTAGAGATCAATCCGCGTTTCCCGGCGTGGATCTACGGCGCCACGCTTGCAGGGATCAATCTCCCCGGTCGGCTGGTTCAGGCCGCAACAGGTGAAGAGATGCTTCCACAGAGGCGAGCATCATCCGAGTTTGTCAGGATCGTCGTCGAGGTCCCGGTTCGTGAGGGGTACAATCTTCCTCCACTTCAGCGCATGAGCATAGATGACCGCGATTCGGGGTTGAAGCACCCCTCGGGGATGCCCCTTCTCTCAAAGAGGTTACGTGGCACGACTCGAAAGATTCCCCGTGTTCACACCCCGCATGATACTATTGTTCCCTCGGCGATTCGAAATGCGGTTCAATCTATCACGTCCGAATCGCTGAAGACCCCGACCCCATTCCTCTTGGAATCGATCCTACATGAGCGGACCGTACTACTCAAAGAGGCGCTAGCTCGTGCGTCGAACGATCAGGTGACGGTGACTGCCGCGTACAGTGTGAAGACCGACCCCGATTCCAAGATCATGCACATGATGAAAGACCATGGCCTGTTGGCCGAGGCGATCAGTCAGTTAGAGGTCCGACGGGCATTGAGTTCGGGATTCTCCCCGTCCGAGATCGTTCTTAATGGTCCGGGAATGTGGTGGCCTGAGAATGAGACCTCAAGTCCGCTTCATGCGATAATGAGCGATACCTTGAATGATCTTGAGCAACTTGTTGAAGGCTCACGGCAACGGAAGATCGCTGAGGTGATAGGTATCCGGATTCATCCCCCCGATGTGGAGTCACGTTTTGGGATTCCGATCTACGATTACTCTCAGTTTGACCGGCTCGTCCAGATTGTCAAAAGATGCCCGTCTGATCAAGCGTTCGGGGTACACCTTCATCTGGCCAGTAGTAGGTTGGGTGTGAAACGGTGGAAGCATCTGGTCGAGGCTATGCTTCATTGGGCTGTGGCACTTGAACATCTTACGGGTGTCCCGATCAAGTTTGTTGACCTTGGTGGTGGCTGGTTCCCTGATGATTTTGATGAGGTCTTCCTTCCCGACCTCCCCTCACTTGTTGACACGATCACACGTCTATTGCCGTACGTCACAGAGATTGAACTGGAACCGGGGAAGGCACTGGTCCAACCTGCAACCTGCATGGTCTCACGTGTGATCAATCTCCAAGAGTCCGAGGCAGGTACGAACATAATCGTCGATGCCTCGATCGCCGATCTGCCGCAGGCTCTCTACTTTCCGCACCGGCTCTTATTCCGGAGCAAGGCGACTAGGCAGTGGCTGGCGCCTCGCAATGGCGATTGGCGAGTGACCGGTCGTCTCTGTATGGAGACCGATGTCCTTGCGGAAGATATCGATTTTGCTGTGCACCCGCAGATCGGTGATCTGATCGTGTTTCTTGATTCAGGAGCGTATGACAGGAGTATGTCCTATGATTTTGGTAAAGGCTGA
- the cas6 gene encoding CRISPR-associated endoribonuclease Cas6 — protein sequence MRFRVTLAPMRISRSHHPPVIRYDYQHAVGSMFYDRLIRARSEYKELHDGKGFKYFTFSGLEIPKRRALRNGLEILSNDTYLWFSSVDGTLVRILAGQMLREPAVRIAGVDFRVVEAMLMPGLELHGSSQTFTTMSPIIIRKRIEQNGRVKTWDLSPNDPDFVERLKRNLVRKFTEYTGRVPDGTIEVAKIERTKQKRIEIQEIYHRAHLMDVTLEGNPQLVAFAYDCGLGEKNSMGFGMVQIS from the coding sequence ATGAGGTTTAGGGTCACCCTAGCACCAATGAGGATAAGTCGATCACATCATCCCCCTGTGATTAGATATGACTATCAACATGCTGTGGGATCGATGTTCTATGATCGGCTTATTCGGGCTAGGTCGGAGTACAAAGAGTTGCATGATGGCAAAGGGTTCAAGTACTTCACGTTTTCGGGGCTTGAGATCCCAAAGCGGCGTGCATTGAGAAACGGTCTTGAGATCTTGAGCAATGATACGTATCTCTGGTTCAGTAGTGTGGATGGTACGCTTGTTCGCATTCTTGCAGGACAGATGCTTCGTGAGCCTGCTGTTCGAATAGCGGGTGTAGACTTTCGAGTTGTGGAAGCGATGCTCATGCCAGGGTTGGAGCTACACGGATCATCTCAGACTTTTACTACTATGTCGCCTATAATTATTCGGAAGCGCATAGAACAGAACGGCCGGGTCAAGACGTGGGATCTCTCACCCAATGACCCCGACTTTGTGGAACGCCTGAAACGAAATCTTGTGCGGAAATTTACTGAGTACACTGGAAGGGTTCCGGATGGAACTATTGAGGTCGCTAAGATTGAACGGACGAAACAGAAACGTATCGAGATACAAGAGATATATCATCGTGCGCACCTGATGGATGTGACACTGGAGGGCAATCCTCAGCTTGTTGCATTTGCATATGATTGTGGACTGGGCGAGAAGAACTCGATGGGTTTTGGAATGGTTCAGATAAGTTGA